In the Mycosarcoma maydis chromosome 6, whole genome shotgun sequence genome, one interval contains:
- a CDS encoding uncharacterized protein (related to branched-chain amino acid aminotransferase) yields MSTSANGRIATNPSTSVDWDKLGFKERDVNGLVRVTYQNGKWGALEISKDSHLNVHAAAPCLNYGQQAFEGIKAFRTASGSVRVFRPQENWARMNLSARMASMPELPEELFLEAIKVAVALNLEYVPPYKKNASGGALYIRPLLIATGPMLLLGSPDEFTFLVWVTPVGSLYGSGAEIPAVDGFVLDTFDRTAPMGTGHTKLGGNYAPVFGPTAAAKKQGYPITLHLDSATHTYVDEFSTSNALGVQKKGDQVTLVVPDSTSILRSVTKISVVEIAEKLCGWKVDLRQVAFEELKQNKFAEFMAAGTAAGITPVRSMSYNSHKPQLIHDKLSREGPKYTFPSDNKVIRIDFGDGKSAGECAQRLFDELTSYQCGDQPDKFGWLWPEQGIVAEDANLSA; encoded by the coding sequence ATGTCGACATCTGCAAACGGCCGCATCGCTACCAACCCATCCACGTCGGTCGACTGggacaagctcggcttcaAGGAGCGCGACGTCAATGGCCTGGTGCGCGTCACTTACCAGAACGGCAAATGGGGCGCACTCGAGATCTCCAAGGACAGCCACTTGAACGTGcacgctgcagcacctTGTCTCAACTATGGCCAGCAGGCTTTCGAGGGAATCAAGGCATTTCGCACGGCCAGTGGCTCGGTGCGCGTGTTCCGACCACAGGAGAACTGGGCTCGTATGAACCTAAGTGCTCGCATGGCATCGATGCCTGAACTGCCGGAGGAGCTGTTTCTGGAAGCCATCAAGGTGGCCGTCGCTCTCAACCTGGAATACGTGCCACCTTACAAGAAGAATGCTTCGGGTGGTGCCCTCTACATTCGACCTCTTCTCATCGCTACGGGACccatgctgctgctgggtAGCCCAGATGAGTTCACATTCCTGGTATGGGTAACTCCTGTCGGCTCGCTCTATGGTAGTGGTGCTGAGATCCCTGCGGTGGATGGGTTCGTGCTGGACACATTCGACCGTACAGCGCCCATGGGTACCGGCCACACCAAACTCGGCGGCAACTACGCGCCCGTCTTCGGACCCACGGCTGCGGCCAAGAAACAAGGCTACCCTATCAcgctccatctcgactcggccaCGCACACGTACGTGGATGAATTCTCTACATCCAACGCGCTTGGTGTGCAGAAGAAGGGCGATCAGGTGACGCTCGTGGTTCCTGACAGCACCTCGATCCTGCGATCGGTCACCAAGATCAGCGTGGTCGAGATTGCCGAGAAGCTCTGCGGCTGGAAGGTGGATCTGCGTCAGGTCGCTTTTgaagagctcaagcagaacaAGTTTGCCGAGTTCATGGCCGCTGGCACCGCCGCGGGTATCACCCCTGTACGATCCATGTCGTACAACTCGCACAAGCCACAACTCATCCACGACAAGCTCTCTCGCGAAGGACCCAAGTACACGTTCCCTTCCGACAACAAGGTGATACgcatcgactttggcgatggcAAGTCGGCAGGTGAATGTGCGCAGAGACTGTTTGACGAGTTGACATCGTACCAGTGCGGTGACCAGCCAGATAAGTTTGGATGGTTGTGGCCTGAGCAGGGCATCGTTGCTGAGGATGCCAACTTGTCTGCTTAG
- a CDS encoding putative H(+)-transporting V0 sector ATPase subunit d, translating into MEMISFNVDHGFLEGVVRGYRTSLLTANHYQSLTQCETLDDFKMQLQATDYGNFLQNEPSPISTSTIAEKATRKLVAEFEYLRTNATQPLSKFLDYMTYAYMIDNVILLITGTLHERDTHELLERCHPLGVFETMPALCVASTVEELYNSVLVETPLAPYFRDCISASDLDDLNIEIIRNTLYKAYLEDFYQFCQSLGGTTSETMSELLSFEADRRTINITINSFGTSLSKEDRARLFPSIGKLFPAGNNLLAKADELDQVKAVCDNIPEYRSFFDSSSASASASASAAANSASTGAEASADMLEDKMFKLEVQLNRILTITQFQFGVFYAWLKLKEQEIRSITWIAECIAQNARDRISDFIPPL; encoded by the coding sequence ATGGAGATGATCTCGTTCAACGTCGACCACGGCTTCCTGGAAGGTGTGGTCCGTGGATACCGCACCTCGCTTCTGACGGCGAACCACTACCAGTCGTTGACGCAGTGCGAAACTCTGGACGACTTcaagatgcagctgcaggcgaCCGACTACGGAAACTTTCTGCAGAACGAGCCGAGCCCGATCTCGACTTCGACGATCGCTGAGAAGGCAACTCGCAAGCTGGTGGCTGAGTTCGAGTATCTGCGCACCAACGCAACTCAACCTCTGAGCAAGTTTTTGGACTACATGACGTATGCATACATGATCGACAATGTCATCCTGCTCATCACGGGTACGCTGCACGAAAGGGACACACACGAGCTCTTGGAACGCTGTCACCCGCTCGGCGTGTTCGAGACAATGCCGGCATTGTGCGTGGCGTCGACGGTGGAAGAACTGTACAATTCGGTGCTCGTCGAAACACCGCTGGCACCTTACTTTAGAGATTGCATCTCCGCCTCGGACCTGGACGACCTCAACATCGAGATCATTCGTAACACGCTTTACAAGGCGTATCTGGAAGACTTTTACCAATTCTGCCAGTCGTTGGGCGGCACTACGAGCGAAACGATGAGCGAGTTGCTCAGCTTCGAGGCGGATCGTCGCACGATCAACATCACCATCAACTCGTTCGGCACCTCGCTTTCCAAGGAGGACCGTGCACGTCTGTTCCCCAGTATCGGCAAGTTGTTCCCTGCCGGCAACAATCTtctcgccaaagccgacGAGTTGGATCAGGTCAAAGCTGTATGCGACAACATCCCCGAGTACCGATCGTTCTTCGACTCGTCATCCGCGTCCGCGTCCGCGTCCGCATCCGCAGCTGCAAACAGCGCGTCTACCGGTGCTGAAGCGAGCGCTGACATGCTCGAGGACAAGAtgttcaagctcgaggtgcAGCTCAATCGGATCCTGACCATCACCCAGTTTCAGTTTGGCGTTTTCTACGCCTGGCTCAAGTTGAAGGAGCAGGAGATCAGGAGCATCACCTGGATCGCCGAGTGTATCGCGCAGAATGCTCGCGATCGTATTTCGGATTTCATCCCGCCGCTTTGA